The Anabaena sp. WA102 genome contains a region encoding:
- a CDS encoding serine/threonine phosphatase, whose protein sequence is MLICPQCKFENGDSNKFCQSCGISLAHKICSECSADMALDAQYCYKCGAESSTVWYALITQAVDKVVSVVAETAKLSQNLENIADGGGDSGLLSKFVLDAYLDPWQRYRLLESPQEFADYIEVKVLDCQPYKISLIGAMLLHETKMDIRTIPGLAEAYLKLQVDKRPGIPNIHDAWQQDHFQVVLLEDRSNFPTLLDVLRRDTVSPLEILHWFYQMTQLWELLETVNCRQSLLELSNLRLDEDQTLILQRLYIETPLLTPQPPEVLDLTKIRENGQQALTLKSLGRMWQTLFRESQHTPLDCVVQMLEYVESGNIQTLAQLLSHLQEIAEECHQEQPTSSPVLALSNDTKNKSDEALTLVLSMQLSSVEYAAATDVGRQRDHNEDYFGVDSQVHKIELPGNSQVTTQGLYILCDGMGGHAGGEIASQLAVNTIRQYFQKTWVDTELPRKESILHAVYLANQAIYELNQKEARSGIGRMGTTLVMLLIQDNQAAIAHVGDSRLYWLTRKQGLEQITIDHEVGQREIARGIEPSIAYGRADAYQLTQALGPRNEDALHPDVMLFDINEDMLLVLVSDGLSDNDCLETHWQTHLQPLLSSSSNLVTGVQDLIELGNEHNGHDNITAILVRVKVRLS, encoded by the coding sequence ATGCTGATTTGCCCCCAGTGTAAATTTGAAAACGGTGATAGTAATAAGTTCTGTCAAAGCTGTGGTATATCCTTAGCTCATAAAATCTGCTCTGAATGTAGTGCCGATATGGCTTTAGATGCACAGTATTGTTATAAATGTGGTGCAGAATCTAGCACAGTTTGGTACGCGCTCATTACTCAGGCAGTGGATAAGGTAGTTTCTGTTGTGGCGGAAACTGCGAAATTAAGCCAAAATCTAGAAAATATAGCGGATGGTGGCGGAGATTCTGGTCTGTTATCCAAATTTGTTTTAGATGCTTATTTAGATCCTTGGCAACGTTATCGCTTGTTAGAATCTCCACAAGAATTTGCGGATTATATAGAAGTCAAGGTTCTAGATTGTCAACCTTACAAAATATCACTGATTGGGGCAATGCTTTTGCACGAAACCAAGATGGATATAAGGACAATTCCGGGTCTGGCGGAAGCTTATCTAAAATTGCAGGTAGATAAGCGCCCAGGAATACCAAATATTCATGATGCTTGGCAGCAAGATCATTTTCAAGTAGTCTTGTTAGAAGACAGATCCAATTTCCCGACGTTGCTTGATGTTTTGCGACGAGATACAGTAAGTCCGTTGGAAATTTTACATTGGTTTTATCAAATGACTCAACTTTGGGAGTTGTTAGAAACTGTAAATTGTCGCCAAAGTTTGTTGGAGTTGTCGAACTTGCGCTTAGATGAAGACCAAACTCTAATATTACAAAGGCTATATATAGAGACACCGTTACTAACACCACAACCACCCGAAGTTTTAGATTTGACGAAAATACGAGAGAATGGACAACAAGCTTTAACTCTTAAAAGTTTGGGTCGGATGTGGCAAACTTTGTTTAGAGAATCCCAACACACTCCATTGGATTGTGTGGTGCAGATGTTAGAGTATGTGGAATCTGGGAATATTCAAACTCTGGCGCAATTGCTATCGCATTTACAAGAAATAGCAGAAGAATGTCATCAGGAACAACCAACTTCATCACCTGTCTTGGCACTAAGTAATGATACAAAAAATAAAAGTGATGAAGCCCTAACTCTAGTTCTATCCATGCAGCTAAGTAGCGTGGAATATGCAGCAGCTACTGATGTGGGTCGTCAACGCGACCATAATGAGGACTATTTTGGTGTTGATAGTCAAGTTCACAAGATAGAGTTACCAGGAAATAGTCAAGTTACAACACAAGGTTTATATATTCTTTGTGATGGTATGGGTGGTCATGCTGGAGGTGAAATAGCTAGTCAATTAGCGGTAAATACTATCCGTCAATACTTTCAAAAAACTTGGGTAGATACAGAATTGCCTCGCAAGGAGTCTATTCTTCACGCAGTTTATCTGGCTAATCAGGCTATTTATGAGCTTAATCAAAAAGAAGCTCGTTCTGGTATTGGTCGCATGGGTACTACTTTGGTCATGCTACTAATTCAAGATAATCAAGCGGCAATTGCTCATGTGGGAGATAGTCGTCTTTATTGGCTGACTCGCAAGCAAGGACTAGAACAAATAACTATAGACCATGAAGTTGGTCAACGAGAAATTGCTAGGGGTATAGAACCTAGTATTGCCTATGGACGTGCAGATGCTTATCAACTTACCCAAGCTTTAGGTCCACGCAACGAAGATGCTCTCCATCCTGATGTGATGTTATTTGATATCAATGAAGATATGCTTCTGGTATTGGTTTCAGATGGTTTATCAGATAATGACTGCTTAGAAACTCATTGGCAAACCCATCTCCAACCCTTATTAAGTTCTTCTAGTAATTTAGTCACAGGGGTTCAAGATTTAATTGAATTGGGTAATGAACACAATGGTCATGACAATATTACAGCTATACTAGTGCGAGTGAAAGTCAGACTATCTTAG
- a CDS encoding rRNA large subunit pseudouridine synthase E produces the protein MNNRYIIFHKPYGVLSQFTQESPKHITLKEYIDVPDVYAVGRLDWDSEGLLLLTNDGQLQHRLAHPRFGHQRTYWAQVERIPDVDAIHQLQTGVEIQDYRTRPAQVRLLLEEPSVVQRIPPIRFRKSIPTAWLEMTLTEGKNRQVRRMTAAVGFPTLRLIRISIGNIQLDDLAPGQWRELTPLEVTRLNH, from the coding sequence ATGAATAATCGGTATATTATTTTTCACAAACCCTATGGGGTTTTGAGCCAATTTACTCAAGAAAGTCCCAAACATATTACGCTAAAAGAGTATATAGATGTTCCCGATGTTTATGCTGTGGGGCGTTTAGATTGGGATAGTGAGGGGTTACTGTTACTAACAAATGATGGACAGTTACAGCATCGTCTAGCACATCCGCGCTTTGGTCATCAACGTACTTATTGGGCGCAGGTGGAACGTATTCCTGATGTTGATGCAATTCATCAGCTACAAACTGGGGTAGAAATTCAAGATTACCGGACTCGTCCTGCTCAAGTTAGGTTATTGTTAGAAGAACCATCCGTAGTCCAACGTATTCCCCCCATTCGATTTCGGAAAAGTATTCCCACAGCTTGGCTAGAAATGACCTTAACTGAAGGTAAAAATCGCCAAGTCCGTCGCATGACTGCTGCTGTGGGTTTTCCGACTTTGCGGTTAATTAGGATAAGTATTGGTAATATTCAATTAGATGATTTAGCACCAGGACAATGGCGAGAACTCACTCCCTTAGAAGTCACAAGATTAAATCATTAA
- a CDS encoding phosphodiester glycosidase family protein, with the protein MTISKISRRSFLFLGGATLAQGLTLTLPSYAQPVQVNKSQINGIPFYQTIVDLTDPKTLITMGLAKNASFANTIQKTSGDEEFSKLVARYKAAVVANGTFFAKNPQKTVMGNMVAGGKFVKYSRWENFGTTLGLGVDNKPEMVTARVDGKPEWNKHWFSLTCGPRLLRQGEIWINPSIEGFKDPVVLGNSDRTAIGFTQDGTKLILANFEINLTLQQEAEAMKAIGCYEAMNLDGGASRALANKTNIVVPAGRPLTNVIVIYDATNPAPTALEQAWLKFQKGEYPSIPAS; encoded by the coding sequence ATGACAATTAGCAAAATCAGCCGCAGATCCTTTTTATTTCTGGGTGGGGCAACCTTAGCACAAGGATTAACCTTAACATTACCTAGTTATGCTCAACCAGTTCAGGTAAACAAAAGTCAAATTAATGGTATCCCTTTTTATCAAACCATAGTTGATCTCACAGATCCAAAAACCTTGATTACAATGGGTTTAGCCAAAAATGCCAGCTTTGCGAACACCATTCAAAAAACCAGTGGTGATGAAGAATTTAGTAAATTAGTAGCGCGTTATAAGGCTGCTGTAGTTGCTAATGGCACATTCTTCGCCAAAAATCCTCAAAAAACAGTGATGGGTAACATGGTAGCTGGGGGAAAATTTGTCAAATACAGTCGCTGGGAAAATTTTGGGACTACCTTGGGATTAGGAGTTGACAATAAACCAGAAATGGTAACAGCCAGAGTAGACGGTAAACCGGAATGGAATAAACATTGGTTTTCCCTAACCTGTGGACCGAGATTATTGCGACAGGGGGAAATATGGATAAATCCCAGTATTGAAGGCTTTAAAGATCCTGTTGTTTTAGGCAATAGCGATCGCACAGCCATTGGTTTTACTCAGGACGGCACAAAGCTGATTTTAGCCAATTTTGAAATTAACCTCACTTTACAGCAGGAAGCAGAGGCAATGAAAGCGATCGGTTGTTATGAAGCTATGAATTTAGATGGTGGAGCATCCAGAGCCTTAGCCAACAAGACTAATATTGTAGTTCCCGCGGGTAGACCTTTAACCAATGTAATCGTCATTTATGATGCCACAAATCCCGCTCCCACAGCCTTAGAACAGGCATGGCTGAAGTTTCAAAAAGGAGAATACCCTTCCATACCTGCCTCGTAA
- the dnaK gene encoding molecular chaperone DnaK — MAKVVGIDLGTTNSCVAVMEGGKPTVIANAEGFRTTPSVVAFAKNGDNLVGQIAKRQAVMNPENTFYSVKRFIGRRFDEITNEATEVSYKVLSSGGNVKVDSPGAGKQFAPEEISAKVLRKLVEDASKYLGETVTQAVITVPAYFNDSQRQATKDAGKIAGIDVLRIINEPTAASLAYGFDKKSNETILVFDLGGGTFDVSVLEVGDGVFEVLSTSGDTHLGGDDFDKKIVDFLAEQFKKDEGIDLRKDKQALQRLTEAAEKAKIELSSVTQAEINLPFITATQDGPKHLDTVLTRAKFEELCADLIDRCRIPVEDALKGAKLNKTNIDEVVLVGGSTRIPAVQDVVKRVLGKDPNQSVNPDEVVAVGAAIQAGVLAGDVTGILLLDVTPLSLGVETLGGVMTKIIPRNTTIPTKKSEVFSTAVDGQTNVEIHVLQGEREFANDNKSLGTFRLDGIPPAPRGVPQIEVTFDIDANGILNVAAKDKGTGKEQSISITGASTLDKNDVERMVREAEQNASSDKERREKIERKNQADSLAYQAEKQLQELGDKVPDADKTKVEGLVKEVREAVAKEDDAQIQKLMPELQQALFAIGSNIYQQAGDAAGAGGTEPPSGGSAPSGDDVIDADFTESK; from the coding sequence ATGGCAAAAGTAGTTGGAATTGATTTAGGAACGACTAACTCCTGTGTAGCAGTAATGGAAGGTGGTAAACCCACTGTTATTGCTAATGCGGAAGGTTTTCGGACAACACCCTCGGTAGTTGCATTTGCTAAAAATGGCGACAATTTAGTGGGTCAAATCGCTAAACGCCAAGCGGTAATGAACCCCGAAAATACTTTTTATTCAGTGAAACGCTTTATTGGTCGTCGTTTCGACGAAATTACCAACGAAGCTACAGAAGTTTCTTATAAAGTTCTCAGCAGTGGCGGTAACGTTAAGGTAGATTCTCCTGGTGCTGGTAAACAATTTGCTCCTGAAGAAATTTCTGCGAAAGTTCTCCGCAAATTGGTTGAAGATGCTAGTAAATACCTGGGTGAAACTGTTACCCAAGCTGTAATTACCGTTCCCGCTTACTTCAACGACTCTCAGCGTCAAGCTACTAAGGACGCGGGAAAAATCGCTGGTATTGACGTTCTCCGCATTATCAACGAACCTACCGCAGCTTCCCTAGCTTATGGCTTTGATAAAAAGAGTAACGAAACTATCCTGGTATTTGACTTGGGTGGTGGTACTTTCGACGTATCTGTTCTAGAAGTAGGTGACGGTGTATTTGAAGTATTATCAACATCCGGTGATACTCACCTGGGTGGTGACGACTTTGATAAAAAAATCGTTGACTTCCTAGCTGAACAGTTCAAAAAAGACGAAGGTATTGACCTCCGTAAGGACAAACAAGCTTTACAACGTCTGACTGAAGCCGCAGAAAAAGCCAAAATTGAACTTTCTAGCGTTACTCAAGCAGAAATTAACCTACCATTTATCACTGCTACTCAGGACGGTCCAAAGCATTTGGATACAGTTCTTACTCGCGCTAAGTTTGAAGAACTCTGCGCTGATTTAATTGACCGTTGCCGCATTCCTGTAGAAGATGCACTTAAAGGTGCGAAGTTAAATAAGACCAATATTGACGAAGTTGTTCTCGTTGGTGGTTCTACCCGGATTCCCGCAGTTCAAGATGTGGTCAAACGGGTGTTAGGTAAAGATCCTAACCAAAGCGTTAACCCTGATGAAGTGGTAGCTGTTGGTGCTGCTATTCAAGCGGGTGTCTTAGCTGGTGATGTTACAGGCATCTTGTTATTAGATGTAACACCATTGTCCTTGGGTGTAGAAACCTTGGGTGGTGTGATGACTAAAATTATTCCTCGCAATACTACAATTCCTACCAAGAAATCAGAAGTGTTCTCTACTGCTGTAGACGGACAAACCAATGTGGAAATTCACGTTCTCCAAGGTGAGAGAGAATTCGCCAATGATAACAAGAGCTTAGGAACTTTCCGTTTGGATGGTATTCCTCCTGCTCCTCGTGGTGTTCCCCAAATTGAAGTTACTTTTGATATTGACGCTAACGGTATTCTCAATGTTGCGGCTAAGGATAAGGGAACTGGTAAGGAACAATCTATTAGTATCACTGGTGCTTCTACTCTGGATAAGAATGATGTAGAACGCATGGTGAGAGAAGCTGAACAAAATGCTTCTTCTGATAAGGAACGTCGTGAAAAAATTGAACGCAAAAACCAAGCTGATTCTTTAGCTTATCAAGCTGAAAAGCAGTTACAAGAGTTGGGTGATAAAGTCCCTGATGCTGATAAGACTAAGGTTGAAGGTTTAGTTAAGGAAGTACGGGAAGCTGTTGCTAAAGAAGATGATGCTCAAATCCAGAAGTTGATGCCAGAATTGCAACAAGCTCTGTTTGCTATTGGTAGCAATATCTATCAACAAGCTGGTGATGCTGCCGGTGCTGGTGGTACTGAACCTCCAAGCGGTGGTTCTGCTCCTTCTGGTGATGATGTTATTGATGCTGATTTCACTGAAAGCAAGTAG
- a CDS encoding DUF5615 family PIN-like protein, which yields MNKIRLYIDEDAMDEDFVQALRSRNVDVLTVADVGMLYKSDPEQLTWAKENNRVIFSFNARDFYQIHTTLLEQGLSHAGIILAPQQRYGIGELMRGVLRLINTKSTQGMQGQIEFLSNWVY from the coding sequence ATGAATAAAATCCGGTTGTATATTGACGAAGACGCAATGGATGAAGATTTTGTTCAAGCCTTACGTTCCCGCAATGTAGATGTATTAACAGTTGCCGATGTGGGAATGTTGTATAAATCAGATCCAGAACAGCTAACTTGGGCTAAAGAAAATAACCGAGTTATATTTAGCTTTAATGCTAGGGACTTTTACCAGATCCATACTACTTTACTGGAACAAGGTTTGTCTCACGCTGGAATAATTTTAGCACCTCAACAAAGATACGGAATTGGCGAATTAATGCGTGGAGTTTTGCGGCTGATTAACACTAAATCAACGCAAGGTATGCAGGGACAAATAGAATTTTTAAGCAACTGGGTTTATTAA
- a CDS encoding DUF433 domain-containing protein, with product MATATNIGTLVTCSPGVNNGRPMITGTKTSVSRVVILYKQGANAEEIARRISHLNLAQVYAALAYYHANPNQIETELAEADAEYWNLATLHSHKDKNADE from the coding sequence ATGGCAACTGCTACTAACATTGGTACGCTAGTAACCTGTTCTCCAGGTGTGAATAATGGTCGTCCCATGATTACAGGGACTAAAACTTCTGTAAGTCGGGTGGTTATTCTTTACAAACAAGGTGCAAATGCTGAAGAAATTGCCCGCCGGATAAGTCACCTTAACCTTGCTCAAGTATATGCGGCTTTAGCTTACTATCACGCTAATCCTAATCAAATTGAGACTGAATTGGCTGAAGCAGACGCTGAATACTGGAATTTGGCAACTTTACATAGCCATAAAGATAAAAATGCAGATGAATAA
- a CDS encoding phycobilisome linker polypeptide: MARLFKVTACVPSLSRTRTQRELQNTYFTKLVPYENWFREQQRIQKMGGKIVKVELATGKQGTNAGLS; this comes from the coding sequence ATGGCTCGTTTATTTAAAGTAACTGCTTGTGTTCCTAGCCTATCTCGGACTCGCACCCAACGCGAATTACAAAATACTTACTTTACTAAGTTAGTTCCTTATGAAAATTGGTTCCGTGAACAACAACGGATTCAAAAAATGGGTGGCAAGATTGTTAAAGTGGAATTAGCAACCGGTAAACAAGGTACTAATGCTGGTTTGTCTTAA
- the apcB gene encoding allophycocyanin subunit beta — protein MQDAITSVINSSDVQGKYLDTAALEKLKGYFATGELRVRAATTISANAAAIVKEAVAKSLLYSDITRPGGNMYTTRRYAACIRDLDYYLRYSTYAMLAGDASILDERVLNGLKETYNSLGVPVGATIQAISAMKEVTASLVGPDAGKEMGVYFDYISSGLS, from the coding sequence ATGCAAGACGCAATTACCTCCGTTATCAATTCTTCAGACGTTCAAGGTAAATACCTTGATACCGCTGCTCTCGAAAAGCTAAAAGGCTACTTCGCTACTGGTGAACTGCGCGTTCGTGCAGCTACAACCATCAGCGCTAATGCTGCTGCGATCGTTAAAGAAGCTGTAGCTAAATCCTTGTTGTACTCTGACATCACCCGTCCCGGTGGTAATATGTACACCACCCGTCGTTACGCAGCTTGTATCCGTGACTTGGATTACTACTTGCGCTATTCTACCTACGCTATGTTGGCTGGTGACGCTTCCATTTTGGACGAGCGTGTATTAAATGGTTTGAAAGAAACCTACAACTCCTTGGGAGTACCCGTAGGCGCTACAATTCAAGCTATCAGTGCTATGAAGGAAGTAACCGCTAGTTTGGTTGGTCCTGACGCTGGTAAGGAAATGGGCGTTTACTTCGACTATATCTCCTCTGGCTTGAGCTAG
- the apcA gene encoding allophycocyanin subunit alpha: protein MSIVTKAIVNADAEARYLSPGELDRIKGFVAGGAQRLRIAQVLTENRERIVKQAGDQLFQKRPDVVSPGGNAYGQEMTATCLRDLDYYLRLVTYGIVSGDVTAIEEIGIVGVREMYKSLGTPIDAVAGGVAAMKNVAATLLSAEDSGEAGSYFDYVVGAMQ, encoded by the coding sequence ATGAGTATCGTCACGAAAGCCATCGTGAATGCTGATGCGGAAGCTCGCTACCTCAGCCCCGGTGAATTAGATAGAATCAAAGGTTTTGTTGCAGGTGGCGCACAACGTCTCCGCATCGCTCAAGTATTGACCGAAAACCGCGAGCGCATTGTTAAGCAAGCTGGCGACCAACTGTTCCAAAAACGTCCTGACGTTGTTTCCCCCGGTGGTAACGCTTACGGTCAAGAAATGACAGCTACTTGCTTGCGTGACTTGGACTACTACCTCCGTCTCGTTACCTACGGAATCGTTTCTGGTGATGTTACAGCCATCGAAGAAATCGGTATCGTTGGTGTACGCGAAATGTACAAATCTTTGGGTACTCCCATTGATGCAGTTGCTGGTGGCGTTGCCGCTATGAAGAACGTTGCTGCTACCTTGTTGTCTGCTGAAGACTCCGGTGAAGCTGGTTCTTACTTCGACTACGTTGTTGGTGCAATGCAGTAA
- a CDS encoding phycobilisome rod-core linker polypeptide — protein MSVKASGGSSVARPQLYQTLPVSTISQAEQQDRFLGRGELSELSSYFASGAKRLEIAKILTDNSEIIVSRAANRIFIGGSPMAFFEKPQERELAMVGAGVNVQEGMKLGTVTYVESSGGFFENLRSIFNTSAGGPTPPGFRPINVARYGPSNMAKSLRDLSWFLRYATYAIVAGDPNIISVNTRGLREIIENACSGEATIVALQEIKAASLSYFRKDAAATEIVTQYMDVLLTEFKAPTPSTKVRQRPSGDQQGLQLPQIYAVAAERRPKYVMKPGLSSSEKTEIIKAAYRQVFERDITRAYSLSISDLESKVKNCEISMREFIRRLAKSPLYQKQFYQPFINSRVIELAFRHILGRGPSSREEVQKYFAIVSLKGLAGLVDALVDSTEYSDYFGEETVPYIRGLGQEAQECRNWGQQQDLFKYSAPFRKVPQFITTFAAYEQPLPDQHPYGSGNDPLEIQFGAIFPKETRNPSSSPAPFSKDTRRILIHQGPGINNQLSNPGARGVAPGTLGAKVFKLDQLPGTIGKKAAKGASVKFSESSTQAVIKACYLQVFGRDVYEGQRLKVAEIKLENGDITVREFVRMLAKSDLFRKMYWTSLYVCKAIEYIHRRLLGRPTYGREENNKYFDIAAKKGFYAVVDAILDSDEYSQAFNEDTVPYERYLTPAGVSLRQLRVGTIREDLANVEKQETPRFVELGAVTEMRTEPDIDFRINQGVTKQREQTKVFKLTAVKNDKVAAEIVISGAYRQIFERDIAPYISKNEFTVLESKLVNGEISVKEFIQGLGYSSLYQKEFYTPYPNTKVIELGTKHFLGRAPIDQAEIRKYNQILATQGIRAFISAMVESAEYGQVFGEDTVPFRRFPTLPAANFPNTEKLYNQLTKQNDDLVVPSFETVKPRIKTENTPILAKAIADLAAQAKKMDKTKPLFIELGRSFNDGRGQSVEVGVGTSRRKPARIYRATTGTNSPETNQVINAIYIQVMDVFSGQVPAYFRRSDLDSKLRNGEITVREFVLELASSEIYRKRFYTPYPNTKVIEFLFRHLLGRAPATQGEIRQYNKLLADSGLRAAVEAIVNSPEYARYFGEDVVPYKRYPSLPAGNYLGSVQAEADLVKQSWSSLSPSVLTGGLPNR, from the coding sequence ATGAGTGTTAAGGCAAGCGGTGGAAGCTCAGTTGCGCGTCCGCAACTATATCAAACCTTACCTGTCTCTACCATTTCCCAAGCGGAACAACAAGACCGCTTTTTGGGAAGAGGTGAACTAAGTGAACTTAGCAGCTATTTTGCCTCCGGTGCAAAGCGGTTAGAAATTGCCAAGATTTTGACCGACAATTCCGAAATTATCGTTTCTCGTGCGGCTAACCGGATTTTCATTGGTGGTTCACCAATGGCTTTCTTTGAAAAGCCCCAAGAACGAGAATTGGCAATGGTCGGCGCAGGTGTTAATGTCCAAGAGGGCATGAAACTAGGAACAGTCACCTACGTTGAAAGTAGTGGTGGTTTCTTTGAAAACCTCCGTTCTATCTTCAATACTTCTGCTGGTGGACCAACACCTCCAGGCTTTAGACCTATTAACGTTGCTCGTTATGGTCCTAGCAACATGGCCAAGAGTTTACGGGACTTGTCCTGGTTCTTACGCTATGCCACCTACGCCATTGTCGCTGGCGACCCCAATATCATTTCTGTGAATACCAGAGGTTTGCGGGAAATTATTGAAAATGCTTGTTCTGGGGAAGCAACCATCGTTGCTTTGCAGGAAATTAAAGCAGCGTCCCTGTCTTATTTCCGTAAAGATGCCGCAGCTACAGAAATTGTGACTCAGTACATGGATGTGTTGCTGACGGAATTTAAAGCACCAACACCTTCTACTAAAGTTCGTCAACGTCCTTCCGGCGACCAACAAGGGTTACAACTGCCACAAATTTACGCTGTTGCCGCAGAACGTCGTCCCAAGTACGTCATGAAGCCCGGTTTGTCTTCTAGCGAGAAGACTGAAATTATCAAAGCTGCTTATCGTCAAGTATTTGAGCGCGATATTACCCGTGCTTATAGCTTGTCTATTTCTGACTTAGAATCTAAAGTTAAAAATTGCGAGATCTCCATGCGGGAGTTTATTCGCCGTTTAGCTAAATCCCCCCTTTACCAAAAACAGTTTTATCAGCCTTTTATTAATAGCCGGGTGATTGAATTGGCTTTCCGTCACATTTTAGGACGGGGTCCAAGTAGCCGGGAAGAAGTGCAAAAATACTTTGCCATTGTCTCACTCAAAGGTTTAGCAGGTTTAGTTGATGCTTTGGTAGATTCTACCGAATACAGTGATTACTTTGGTGAAGAAACAGTTCCCTACATTCGGGGTCTGGGTCAAGAAGCCCAAGAATGTCGTAACTGGGGACAACAGCAAGACCTGTTTAAATACAGTGCGCCTTTCCGGAAAGTTCCTCAGTTTATTACAACTTTTGCTGCTTACGAACAACCATTACCTGACCAACATCCCTACGGTTCTGGTAATGACCCCTTGGAAATCCAATTTGGGGCGATTTTCCCGAAAGAAACCCGCAACCCCAGCAGCAGCCCTGCACCATTTAGTAAGGATACCCGTCGGATCTTGATTCACCAAGGACCTGGTATCAATAACCAACTCAGTAATCCTGGTGCGCGTGGTGTTGCTCCTGGTACTTTGGGTGCTAAGGTGTTCAAGTTAGACCAGTTACCTGGAACTATTGGTAAAAAAGCTGCCAAGGGTGCAAGTGTTAAGTTCTCCGAAAGTTCTACCCAAGCGGTAATTAAGGCTTGTTACCTGCAAGTTTTCGGTCGTGATGTTTACGAAGGTCAACGTCTGAAGGTTGCAGAAATTAAGCTGGAAAACGGCGATATCACCGTCCGCGAGTTTGTGCGGATGTTGGCGAAGTCGGATTTATTCCGCAAGATGTACTGGACTTCTCTCTATGTCTGTAAAGCGATTGAATATATTCACCGTCGCTTGTTAGGTCGTCCTACCTACGGTCGGGAAGAAAACAACAAGTATTTTGACATTGCTGCTAAGAAGGGCTTTTATGCGGTCGTTGATGCCATTCTTGACAGTGACGAATACAGCCAAGCATTTAATGAAGATACAGTTCCTTACGAGCGTTATCTAACTCCTGCGGGTGTGTCTTTACGTCAATTACGTGTGGGGACTATCCGCGAAGATTTGGCGAATGTTGAGAAACAAGAAACTCCTCGCTTTGTGGAATTGGGTGCAGTCACAGAAATGCGGACTGAACCAGATATTGATTTCCGCATTAACCAAGGTGTTACTAAGCAACGTGAGCAAACCAAAGTCTTTAAACTGACAGCAGTTAAAAATGACAAGGTTGCGGCGGAAATTGTGATTAGCGGTGCTTATCGGCAGATTTTCGAGCGCGATATTGCTCCTTACATCTCTAAGAACGAGTTTACAGTTCTAGAAAGTAAGTTGGTGAACGGTGAAATCAGCGTTAAGGAATTTATTCAAGGTTTGGGTTACTCTAGCCTGTATCAGAAAGAGTTCTACACCCCTTACCCCAATACAAAAGTAATTGAGTTGGGAACTAAGCATTTCTTGGGTCGCGCTCCTATTGACCAAGCAGAAATTCGTAAATACAACCAAATTTTAGCTACTCAAGGGATTCGGGCCTTTATTAGCGCGATGGTTGAAAGTGCTGAATATGGTCAGGTGTTTGGTGAAGATACCGTTCCTTTCCGTCGCTTCCCCACTTTACCTGCGGCTAATTTCCCCAATACTGAGAAGCTTTACAACCAGTTAACCAAGCAAAATGATGATTTGGTTGTTCCTAGTTTTGAAACTGTGAAGCCACGGATTAAAACTGAGAATACGCCAATTCTAGCGAAGGCGATCGCAGATTTAGCAGCCCAAGCCAAGAAAATGGACAAGACAAAACCCTTGTTTATTGAGTTGGGTCGTTCTTTCAACGATGGTCGTGGTCAATCTGTAGAAGTTGGTGTCGGTACAAGCCGTCGCAAACCAGCCCGGATTTACCGTGCTACCACTGGCACAAATTCCCCAGAAACCAATCAGGTCATCAATGCTATCTATATCCAAGTTATGGACGTATTTAGCGGTCAAGTACCTGCTTATTTCCGCCGTTCTGACTTAGACAGCAAATTGCGTAACGGCGAAATTACCGTGCGGGAATTTGTTCTCGAACTAGCCAGTTCCGAAATCTATCGCAAACGGTTCTACACCCCCTATCCCAACACCAAGGTAATTGAATTCCTATTCCGTCACCTCTTGGGACGCGCACCCGCTACTCAGGGCGAAATCCGTCAATATAACAAACTATTGGCTGATAGCGGTTTACGGGCAGCAGTAGAGGCAATTGTTAACAGTCCTGAGTATGCTCGTTACTTTGGTGAAGACGTTGTTCCCTACAAACGCTATCCATCTTTACCAGCAGGTAACTATTTAGGCAGTGTTCAAGCTGAAGCTGACCTAGTGAAGCAATCCTGGTCTAGCTTATCTCCTTCTGTTTTAACAGGTGGTCTTCCTAATAGATAG